In Micromonospora sp. LH3U1, one genomic interval encodes:
- a CDS encoding type III polyketide synthase, translated as MSVPVIAGLGVAQPPSASQDELWESFFSRHFSGTTRSLAQRIFANSGVTRRQAAVNPLLEDVSDWPTERRMRRYQVEALPLGKEAVGRALTAAGLGAGDIGLFIVCSCTGYATPGLDILLARDLGMAADTQRMFIGHMGCYAALPGLGAASDFVTARGRPALLLCAELTSLHIQPSSARVDTQQIVSHALFSDAAVAAVVVPGGPGYAMREVTAITDTSTADHMTWDVTDTGFRMGLSPKVPQVLSRHVGGLVDDLLARHGTKRSEVDGWAVHPGGPRILNVVERELELPPQGLAASRATLDEHGNCSSPTVLLILDRLGRATPAARRIVMLAFGPGLTLYAALLDRQD; from the coding sequence GTGTCCGTACCAGTGATCGCGGGGCTCGGGGTGGCACAGCCGCCGTCCGCTTCGCAGGACGAGTTGTGGGAAAGCTTCTTCTCCCGGCACTTCTCCGGCACCACCCGGTCGTTGGCCCAGCGGATCTTCGCGAACTCGGGGGTGACCCGACGGCAGGCTGCGGTCAATCCTCTTCTGGAGGACGTCTCGGACTGGCCGACCGAGCGCCGGATGCGCCGCTATCAGGTGGAGGCCCTGCCCCTGGGCAAGGAGGCGGTGGGCCGTGCGTTGACTGCCGCCGGGCTGGGCGCCGGCGACATCGGGTTGTTCATCGTCTGCTCATGCACCGGGTACGCCACCCCCGGGCTGGACATCCTGCTCGCCCGGGACCTCGGCATGGCGGCGGACACCCAGCGGATGTTCATCGGTCACATGGGCTGTTACGCGGCGCTGCCAGGGCTCGGCGCGGCGAGTGACTTCGTCACCGCCCGGGGCCGACCGGCGCTGCTGCTCTGCGCGGAGCTGACCAGCCTGCACATCCAACCGTCCAGCGCCAGGGTCGACACCCAGCAGATCGTGTCCCACGCGCTCTTCTCGGACGCGGCGGTCGCCGCCGTGGTCGTGCCGGGTGGTCCGGGGTACGCGATGCGTGAGGTCACCGCGATCACGGACACCTCCACGGCCGACCACATGACCTGGGACGTCACCGACACCGGTTTCCGGATGGGGCTGTCACCGAAGGTGCCGCAGGTGCTGTCGAGGCATGTCGGCGGGCTCGTCGACGACCTCCTGGCCCGGCACGGCACCAAACGTTCCGAGGTGGACGGTTGGGCGGTGCACCCGGGCGGCCCGAGGATCCTCAACGTGGTCGAGCGTGAGTTGGAGCTGCCCCCGCAGGGGCTGGCGGCGTCCCGGGCGACGCTCGACGAACACGGCAACTGCTCGTCGCCCACCGTGCTGCTGATCCTGGACCGGCTGGGCCGTGCGACGCCGGCGGCTCGGCGCATCGTCATGCTGGCGTTCGGCCCCGGTCTCACCCTCTACGCGGCCCTGCTCGATCGACAGGACTGA
- a CDS encoding acyl-CoA dehydrogenase family protein, whose translation MTVHALEAARRLAPRFAARAAEHDRDGSFPVDDFRDLREAGLFGLMVPRALGGLGATFAEYAAVATELARGNGATALVFNMHASVTGALGAVTEELAEALGVPDEALAARDRLLTAAAQGSWYAVAMSERGAGARLSQLSTVYEATDEGWHLKGSKTFCSGAGHADGYLVAARSAADQSVVSQFLVPAGDGLTVEPTWDALGMRATSSHDLHLDVTVPPDRLLGGVEGLALVVAQLMPHWLVASYAAVYVGVARAAIDAAAEHLNARNLAGLPAVRARLGRADAATAAAQLVVTEAARRVDEAPGDEETNRWVWRAKLLAGTTAAEVAASVLEAAGTSATRRGHPLERLYRDARCGSLHPATSDVCADWLGIAALGGDPDRDGSAPRW comes from the coding sequence ATGACGGTGCACGCGCTTGAGGCGGCCCGCCGGTTGGCGCCGCGGTTCGCCGCGCGGGCGGCGGAGCACGACCGGGACGGTTCCTTTCCGGTGGACGACTTCCGGGACCTGCGGGAGGCCGGCCTGTTCGGGCTGATGGTGCCGCGGGCGCTGGGTGGCCTGGGAGCCACCTTCGCCGAGTACGCCGCAGTGGCCACTGAGCTTGCCCGGGGCAACGGAGCGACAGCCCTGGTGTTCAACATGCACGCCTCGGTGACCGGTGCGCTGGGCGCGGTCACCGAGGAACTGGCCGAGGCGCTGGGCGTGCCGGACGAGGCGTTGGCCGCCCGGGACCGGTTGCTCACCGCAGCGGCGCAGGGCTCCTGGTACGCGGTCGCGATGAGTGAGCGTGGCGCCGGTGCCCGGCTTTCGCAGCTGAGCACGGTCTACGAGGCGACCGACGAGGGCTGGCATCTCAAGGGCAGCAAGACGTTCTGTTCCGGCGCCGGGCACGCCGACGGCTACCTGGTCGCGGCCCGAAGCGCTGCCGACCAGTCGGTTGTGTCGCAGTTCCTGGTGCCGGCCGGCGATGGTCTGACCGTGGAGCCGACCTGGGACGCGCTCGGCATGCGCGCCACCTCCTCACACGACCTGCACCTGGACGTCACCGTGCCGCCCGACCGGCTGCTCGGCGGGGTGGAGGGGCTGGCGCTGGTGGTCGCCCAGCTCATGCCGCACTGGCTGGTGGCCAGCTACGCGGCCGTCTACGTGGGGGTCGCCCGGGCGGCGATCGACGCGGCGGCCGAGCATCTCAACGCCCGCAACCTGGCTGGCCTGCCCGCGGTGCGAGCCCGACTGGGTCGGGCGGACGCGGCGACGGCGGCCGCGCAGCTGGTGGTCACCGAGGCGGCCCGCCGGGTGGACGAGGCGCCGGGCGACGAAGAGACCAACCGCTGGGTGTGGCGGGCGAAGCTGCTCGCCGGCACGACGGCCGCCGAGGTGGCGGCGTCGGTGCTGGAGGCGGCGGGCACCTCGGCGACCCGCCGTGGTCATCCGTTGGAACGGCTCTACCGCGATGCCCGCTGCGGTTCGCTGCATCCGGCCACGTCGGACGTCTGCGCCGACTGGCTCGGCATCGCCGCGCTGGGCGGCGACCCGGATCGTGACGGATCGGCACCGCGTTGGTGA